TTCTTTTTATCCTCCAGGACCAGGATGTTCCCGGATTCAGCATCGTACCCATACATTTTATAGGGGGGCAGTGCTGCAAACTCGACCCGGTTCTCTTTCATCATCTGCATGTATTCGTCGTAAGTGGGGAATCGATCATTCAAAGCCTTATGGGCCTTAATCGCCTGTTGCATTCCCAGGGTACTCACGCGGGACGACATTGAGACATAAGCACTTCCGGCTTGAGAGAAGGGATCGACGCCTTTGATCTTCCCGTCGACGACAATAATCTCGGGATTCTCCAATGCTTTCTTTGCATCCACCACGACAGCGGTCGTCTTCTGCAGAATGCTCTTCTTCTGGTCTCCGCCTGCAGGCTGGGCTGCTGGTTCGGGAGCCGCCTGTTCTGCGGCGGCGGGCATCTCCTCTGCTGCTCCCGCGGGGGCCTGCCCCTGGGGTTCATTTCCGTCGGCCATTCCCTGCTTCCGGGCAATGTCCTGCGGATCCTGACATCCCAGACCAACGGTGAACAGAAGCAGACACAGCAGGCCTGCTCGCGACAAAAACCCAGATTTCAGCTCACTTTGATTCATCGATGACGCTCTTTCCAATATTTCAGAAAAACCCGCTTTAATTTTGCTTCCAATGGACTACTACATCTGTAAGACTGATTTGGTTCTACAAACCAATCTCTACTATCAGATTCCCTCTGCTCACATTTAATACGATTCAAACTGTAATTCACCACAAATCTGGTGAATTACAAATGTTTTTCAAAAATTTGACATTAGATCTCACTGCTCATCGAACAACTCTCTATAGCGACCTGAGGTATTTTCCTGCTGGGAGAAATACCTGGATACAGGTAGCAGAGTTTAATCAGAGTCAGGTCAGGCTTTCCGTTCTTACCTGAAGTTTGCAAGAGTTGTTTTAATGCCAGATTTTTCCGAGTATAGTAATCTTCTGGCTGAACTGCAGACTCAACTGAACGGAGCGCCTCTTAGGTATGTCCATCACGACCTCATCTTCGGATCAAAATTCCGGAGAGAAGTTTACATCATTGCTGGAGCAGGAGCGATTACGAATATTCGGTTATATTCGTACGCTTGTACCCCACAATTCTGATGCCGAGGACGTATACCAGCATGTATGCCTGACACTCTGGAATAAATTCGACGAGTTTGATCAGGATCGCGACTTCTTTGCCTGGGCCTGTGGAATTGTATACTTCACCGTCTGTAACTTTCGGAGAAGTAACCAGCGTGATCGGCACTATTTCAGCCAGGAGTTAATTGAAACGATGTCACAGGAGCGAATGCAACATCTGAGCAACTACAATCTCAGGCTGGAGCTCCTGCAAGACTGTTTCTACAGCTTGAGCCAGGCGGACCAGGATCTGCTGATCCATTCCACCCAGGAAAAACAATCCATCAAGGAGTTTGCCTGCAAAGCGGGTAAGACCGTGCAGACACTCTACAACCGTCTCAGCGCACTCAGACGTGAATTGGCGCAATGCGTCAAACGAAAACTGAAACAGGAGGGAAGCCTGAGATGAGCCTGCAGGAAATCCCCCCGGAGTTTGACGAACTCCTGAATCAGTTTCTGGAAGACGAGCTGTCTGCAGACGAGTTTGCCGCTTTCGAAAAGACCTTGCGGGAGAATCCCCAGGCGCGGAATTACTATTTCGATGTGTTGGATGTCAATTCCGGCATCGCCAGAAGCCGTACGGATCGACTCCGTGAACTCGATAGAGTGATCCTGCAGGGAATCAAGATACCTCAGCCGGCTCAAGAAAGTTCTACCTCACCGTCAAGTCGGAGCGGCGGACGTGCCATCGCGTTTCTTCTCGTGGCAGCAGCTTCGGTTTCAGTCCTTCTGCTGACAGAATGGATCATGACCGGCCACTTTTTCTGGAATCAGCCGGAGCAGGTCGTTCAACCTGACAATAAAGCCAGTGAAGATCCTCCGCTGGCATTAAGCGATTCTTACGTCGCCACCCTTTCTCGGTCCTTTGACTGCAAGTGGGGAAATGATAATCCGCCCCGCTTTTCCGGACAGAGACTACTCTCCAAAAATCTAACCCTGCTGCAGGGCATCGCGGAATTCCGCTTTGACAGCGGCGTACGGCTCGTACTGGAAGGACCGACGACGATCAGCATAGATTCTGCTACCTGTGCGAAAATCGCATACGGATCGGTGGTGCTGCACGGTTACGAATCTTCCCCCGAGTTTGAACTGGTGACCCCGCAGGCTCGCTTCTATGACATCGGCACCGAGTATGGTGCCAAAGTTGCTGAAGACGGGGGAACCGAACTGCATGTTTTTCAGGGAGCGGTTCGCGTTCAGCCTGAAATTGAGCTGGCTCAGATTTCAGCTCCCCTGGTCGTCAATGAGGGAAATGCCCGCCTGATCGAACCAGAAACCAATAAGCAAATCAACCTCGAACCAACGCGATTCAAGCGGGAAGTTCCCGGCCAACCCAAGGCCCTGACCGCGGTCCGCAAAGAACTGCTGGCCTACGACAGTTTTCACCCTCCGAAAATTGCCGATCCCGCGCGGTTTTCTGACTGGAGAAATTCCGGTTTCGGCTGGACGACTCCCTGGCGCAGTCGGGCTCAGAAACTGAGTGAAGCCCCCGGAAAAAGCCTGCCCCAGCTTTCGCTCCAACCTGACCAGAAATCTAAAGACCAGACCGGCAGTATTGAGCTGGAACGGGGCAATACCGCCTGGCGATCCCTGGAAAAACCGATTCGTCTCGACACAGACGCGCTGTACTACCTCAGTTTCTTTATCCAGCAGGCTGCAGAACCAACGGCGGCAGGACTCCATTACGGGAATATTTCGCTGCAGTCCGATCAGATCGATAAACTGACTGGTCAACGCGACAAGATCATGTTTGGAGTGAATTCTCAGAATTACCCCACCCTGCTGCTGAAAGGGCAGACCCAGGAAAAAGCACCTCCCCTTCTACCGGAAACGACTTACTTTTATGTAGCGAAAATCGTGGCCAGCGAGAATGCCCCCGACCAGATTTTCCTGCGTGTCTTTTATGAAGATGAAACCATTCCCGATCAGGAACCGCTGATCTGGACCTGCGTCTCCACGCCCTTCAAAGATTCCAACATCTATCCCCACATTCGTATTCATGCCGGCAAATCGAGCAAATACCGGTTTGATGAACTACGAATCGGCTCTTCCTGGGAATCCGTCGTGAATTTCCAGGACCCCAACAAGCTGCCGGAATAAGCCCCCATCAAGACCTTCCGATGCAACAATGCGAAACGAGGGATATCCCTGCAACCGCGTGAGCAATAAATCCCTTACCGATGCGCTCACTCAGCTCTTTTCACAAAAATTTAAAAAATGATTGTTTTCCTGAGTAGGTTTTTAACTGGGCAGAACAATTACCAGACAGCAGGCAAATGTTTTGTGGATCCAAGGGTAGTTTGAGTTCGTACTATCCCACTAGTCCCTGAACGGCGGGGGTCATGCACGTGACGGCATGGCCCCCTTCTTATTTGATACACAGCATATTTTGAGAATCAGATCAGATCCTCAAACTGCTGTCGAATCAACACGCGGGCATGCTCCCGATCCTGCCTGCGAATGGCACTGGCCAGTTCCGCATGCTCCCAGACGATCCGCGCTGATCTACCTGAATCCAGTCGGTCAATTTCCGGTAGGCTGTGAAAATACTCAGCGAGGATCTGCTGCATTCCGGCGACATACTTGGAACCGGTCATTTCCAGAACCAGAGAGTGAAATGCCAGATCCAGCTCGATTGATCGCTCCCATTCCTGATCTTCCAGGCAGGACTGCATCTCAGCTACCAGTGCATCCAACTGGTCCATCTGTGATTCCGTCGCATTCTTGACCGCCAGCTCGATCGCACCGATTTCTAATACATACCGCAGCAACTTCAGCTCATCTCGTTCATGCGAAGAAACAGTGAGTAGCGGTAGACTTTCCGATAACAGCTGAACCAGGTCCGGTCGCCTCACGACCAGCCCTTTGCGCTGCTTCCCGTCCAGAATTCCCAAGGCCCTCAGGCGACTGACCGCTTCCCGGACAATCGTCCGTGAAACCTGATATTCTTCTGCCAGTTGTCCTTCCGTCATAAACACATGGCCTGCCGGCAACTGCTCCTCAACGATGCGCGTACGGATTTGCTCCGCCAGTCGGGTCGCCATCGTATTTTGCGAAGA
This genomic interval from Gimesia chilikensis contains the following:
- a CDS encoding sigma-70 family RNA polymerase sigma factor — encoded protein: MSITTSSSDQNSGEKFTSLLEQERLRIFGYIRTLVPHNSDAEDVYQHVCLTLWNKFDEFDQDRDFFAWACGIVYFTVCNFRRSNQRDRHYFSQELIETMSQERMQHLSNYNLRLELLQDCFYSLSQADQDLLIHSTQEKQSIKEFACKAGKTVQTLYNRLSALRRELAQCVKRKLKQEGSLR
- a CDS encoding FadR/GntR family transcriptional regulator, with translation MKTESSQNTMATRLAEQIRTRIVEEQLPAGHVFMTEGQLAEEYQVSRTIVREAVSRLRALGILDGKQRKGLVVRRPDLVQLLSESLPLLTVSSHERDELKLLRYVLEIGAIELAVKNATESQMDQLDALVAEMQSCLEDQEWERSIELDLAFHSLVLEMTGSKYVAGMQQILAEYFHSLPEIDRLDSGRSARIVWEHAELASAIRRQDREHARVLIRQQFEDLI